CTGGTTGTTCATGAAGGTTCCTTTCACGTTGGGTATCGGTCGGCGGACGAGGCTAGAACGCTCGCTCGCAGCGGCGCTGGACGTATCTGCTCACCAGGCTGAACAGGGAGATGACGGCCCAGTAGACGAGCATCACCGCGGCGTAGATCTCGAAGTACCTGAAGGTCGCTGAGCCCTCCATCTTGGCGGCGCCCATGATGTCGGGCACGCCGATCATGAACGAGAGCGACGACAGCTTGATGAGGTTGATCACGTCGTTGAAGAGGGGCGGCACGGCAACGCGCACGGCCTGGGGGATGATGACGTGCCAGAAGGTCTGCCCGTTCGTGAGGCCGAAGGCGGCCGCGGCCTCCCTCTGCCCCTCGTCCACCGACAGGATGGCGGCGCGGATGCTCTCGGACATGAACGCGCCCACGCTCAGGCTGAGCACGACGGACACGGCGATGAGCGGCGTCATGTCGCGAATCGCCGTACTGTACACCGCCATGCCGAAGTAGAAGAAGTAGAGCTGGGCCACGACCGGGGTGCCGCGCATGAACGAGACGTACACGCGCGAGATCGGGTAGAGGACCTTCACCCTGTACAGGGAGACCATGGCCACGAGCACGCCGATGAACAGCGCAAAGACCGTGGATATAATGGTTAGCTCGAGCGTTACGTCAAGGCGCAGGGCAATCTTGGGCAAGCAGGAGAGGAAATAGGAAAAGTCGAACATGGGTAGTTCCCGTCGCTGTGTGATGTGTGAGGTGGCCGCCTGCGGGCGACGTCAATCGTGAGCTCTTCTCCCGCGCACGCCGAACCGGCGAGATGGTCCAACCTATGCCAGACGGCACGCCCGGGAGCAGAGCATTCGCATCATACAGAAACGGCCATAACACAGAGGGGGCCTGCGGGTCGCGAAACGACCTTCGACTGCGACGCCGCTGCAGATCACGCGCTCCACCCCTCTTTCGTAGGCTCGATGCCCAAAGCTCAGGACGCCTGTAGCCTACCAGCCCGCCTTGCGGGGCGTCAACCTGTTTTTCGTTTGGAAATGACGGGGCGAGAAGAGCGGCATATTCGCCGCGCGCGAAATTCTCGCTTGCGCCGGGGCCCCAAGGCTGGTAGATTATCTAGTCGCGCGCGGTTGGCGCACAACGGGTGGTGGCGCAGTTTGGTAGCGCACTTGACTGGGGGTCAAGGGGTCGCTGGTTCGAATCCAGTC
This is a stretch of genomic DNA from Thermophilibacter immobilis. It encodes these proteins:
- a CDS encoding amino acid ABC transporter permease; protein product: MFDFSYFLSCLPKIALRLDVTLELTIISTVFALFIGVLVAMVSLYRVKVLYPISRVYVSFMRGTPVVAQLYFFYFGMAVYSTAIRDMTPLIAVSVVLSLSVGAFMSESIRAAILSVDEGQREAAAAFGLTNGQTFWHVIIPQAVRVAVPPLFNDVINLIKLSSLSFMIGVPDIMGAAKMEGSATFRYFEIYAAVMLVYWAVISLFSLVSRYVQRRCERAF